TGATCTTTCCAGTACCGCCCGGGTAATTCCCAGCGTCTGTGCCGCTATACCTATCCGCCCGTGGTCCAGAATAGCCAGGCATATTTTCATGCCTTGTCCCTCGTCACCGAGGCGGTTCTCCGCGGGCACACGGCAGTCTTCGAAAATGAAATCCGCATTGGTAGCAGCCCGCATCCCTAATTTGTCATACTTCTTGCCTTTGGTAAATCCTGGTGTGCCATCTTCTACTACAAAGGCCGTCATTCCACGTTTGCCCAGGTCCGGGATATTGGCAAACACAATGGCAGTACCAGCCACATCGCCATTCGTCATAAAAATCTTGGTGCCATTGAGAACATAGGAATCACCGTCCCGGACCGCGGTAGTCTGTATCGCCGCAATATCACTGCCGGCTTCCGGTTCGGTGATGGCAAAACCGCCCACTTTTTCACCCTTGATTAGAGGTGGCAGGAATTTTTTGCGCTGCTCCTCGTTCCCGAAGGTATAGATGGGTTTGGTGCACAGGCATAAATGAGTGTCGAGAATATCGGCTGTGGCAGCACAGGCCCAGGCAATCTCTTCTACGGCGACAGCCACTGATAGTTCACCCCCATCGCCGCCGCCATATTCACCCGGGATTCCAATACCGGTCAGACCGAGTTCGCTCATTGCCTTAAAGTTGTCCCAGGCAAATTCCTGCCTCCGGTCCAGTTCATCTGCCACCGGAGCAAATTCCTTGACGGCCAGGTCCCTCACCGTCGTCCGCAGCATTTTGTGTTCTTCGCTAAGGAAAAAATCCATACCTGCCCCCTTTCAATCCAATTCTCTCTTGTAAACATGCAACCCGCTGATTATCTCACGTTACCAGTCAGCATTCCCCGTGTCAACTCCCCGCAGAGCCTGGCCCGGCAATTATTCCGGCTATGACTGATGCCTGGGGATGTCAAGCGTGGCAGGTTCCCCGGGGAAGCTGCGAAAAAGGTCCCTATGTTGCGGGATGATTCCATGCCTGGTCCTCAGGAGCAGAAATGGGCTCACTTTTGTCAATGATTTTCATGAAGACTCCCCTCCTTGACACCCTCACGCTCCAGTCGTATGCTGAGTGCACCCACCCTAGATGGCGGTGTTCGTTATAGAGTGCCCGAACTGTCATATTGAGAACCCGGAAGGCATGAAGTTCTGCAGAGAATGCGCCCAGCCACTGGGAGCAGAGCGAGTGTGCCCACAATGCGGGCATATCAATTCGCTCGACAGCAAATTCTGCAACCAATGTGCCCATCTTTTTACCGAAGAGCCACTCGCACAAACCCCTGAAACACCCCCGTCGCTACCAGCATCACCTTCCCCCGAAGCCACCTCCTTCGCCGAAGGCCGCCACCGGTTCAAGAAGCTCTCTGGCGGGGGTGGCATCAGATTCTTGATGCTTTGGAGGAAAACAACAACACGCTTCACCAGGGCTGGCTACTTCGCCCCAATCGTTTTCCTGGTTATTACGCTCATAATTACCCTGCCCACAGTTATTAGTCATTTTGCCCCGACCTATGTTGACCAGATGGGGCATCTTTTTCGCCTCTGGTTCTTAACAGATAGCGTGTTAAATGGTGATTTACTGCCACAATGGATGCCCGACTGGTATATAGGCATGGATGCTTTCCGTTATTATCCGCCACTGGTAACTTATCTGATGCTCCCGATAAACCTGATTACCGGCAATCCAGTGGATACCTACTATATCTTCGGCGCGCTGCTCCTGTATGGCACCTGCCTTAGTGCCTATTATTTCGCCAGACTTCTCATGTCACGTTGGCCGGCTTTCATCGCCGCGCTAGTCTTTGCTTTGTCACCAATGACTACCTCGATTTACTGGCACGAGGGTAACCTTGGGCGTGCTCTGTCTGCCCTTATCGCACCTTTCGTCTTTGCTCTTGCATACAAGATGTTGCGTAATCAGCGAAGGGTTACCTGCATCGTTCTTGTCTTATCCACAACTCTGCTTATCCTTGCCCATGCCATGCAGGCATATATGTTCCTGTTCTTGCTTGGTGTCTGGCTGTTAATAATCGGGTTATTCCCCGAACGGCGCTGGCGAGAACTCAGCTTCACCGCTACTGCATTGTTGCTCGGAGTTGGTCTTTCACTTTTCTGGTTACTGCCCGCAACTACGCATGTGGACTTACCCAATGTACCAGGAATCTTCATAGACAAGCTGTTCGACTATTCCATCACTTTCAGCAGCTTCAGCTCCGGTACGATGGAAACAGACCCTCTTATATACTTCAGTCCCATAGCGTTAGTATTCGCGATTGCGGGTGGGGTAATCACTCTGCGTAGCAATCTGCGCTGGATTTCCATTAGCCTGATAGTAGTAACCTTTGCCGGCCTGATTCTGAGTTTCGGCACGAATCTGGGTGATTGGATGACACGCGTGCCGGTATTCAACAAGCTGTTACCATCCCGTTTCTTACTGGCGGCTCTCCTTCCTGCGGTTGTTCTTATCGGAATGTGGTTTCAATCCTTGGCAAGCAAGGTGAGATTGCCTGTCAGGCCTGTTAGATTACAGAGCAGCTTTCTCATCGTGTTGGTAATAATTACCATTGCATTACTGGTCTGGAACTACCTGCCAGGGTTGAACATGATAAACGAAGGCCGACCAGCGCTCCTGGAAGACTTCTCAACCTATCTTGCCGAGGAAACACATCCCGGGAGAGCTATCATCTTCAGCAAGGAAAACTCATCTCCTTCGTACTGGCTAACGGTGGGTGGGAACAAACCGCAAGCGTTTGGGTGGGCGGTTGAGGGAACCATTCATCAGGATACACAACCACTGATGAATAAGGCTATCGTTGAGGACGATACCGAGTACCTGGAAAACCTCTTCAGACTGTGGCAGGTGAACTACGCCATACTGGGCGGCGATCAAATACCAATGAAGCAACAGCTATTCAGCGACACGGGATTTGTGACAACAAGGGAAACAACAGGTACTCAAACAATGCCATACATTCTTATGAAGCGTGAGAATCCGCTGACACCAGCATTCTCTTTCAACATGAATACGCTGGCAATAGGCGTAGGTGCCGCCGGACTTAGCGGGCACCTTCCCTGGATTACCAGGGGGGATACAGATTCCCTGGAAGACCACGACTCCAGCTACCTCGAGCACTTTGATGTCATCATCCTGTGGGAGCCGGTAATCAAGGATAGACAGCGCTTCGAAGCAATTATCACCGAGCTTGCAGCAAGCGGTACCGACGTCTACATCAGCCCAGGACGTAATGTCGGGAATCTCGCTTTCGGTGTATCATCGGAGAAGGTCCCTATGTCAGGCGTTTGCCAGGTTAGGAATGAGGCATCGCCACCGGTGTCAGATGACGAAGCACTGGAACTGACGCTGCCAGCAGACTGGTACGGGCACATATATTACCACATAGACGGGACGGATATCATGCTGGATGGCTCCGAACAAATACCTCTGCTTCAGCATAAAATAGTAGGCGGAGAGAAGGTCTATTTCATCGGTGCTGCTATGCTGTGTCTTCTTGATACCACTTCGGAGCTCGAAGCAAAGATGGCACTGGAGAGTATGTTATCACGCAGTCATCCCTATACGGACCCCACGATTACGCCGCTCCCCTCCGAGGTAACCCACGCATCTGATGTGATGACGGTAGAGATTGCCACGTCCGAAGATGGCTGGGTAATTCTCTCAGAGTCATACAGTCCATCATGGGATATGTATTTAGATGACTCGCCGCTTGCTTATTACAATATTGAAAACATGTTGGCGTTCTATCTTCCCGCCGGGCAACATACTGTGAAGGGTTATTACGGGTTGACTACACTTCAAATAATGTCAATCATGCTATCGTTTGTGAGTCTGATAGCAGTGTTCTTAATGCTACACATTATCCGACCTTTCCGGATATCAAAGACTACACTGAGGAATATCCCGTGGCGGACCGGTCACGGAGAATTTCACCATGAAAGCGCGGCCGGGGAAGAGACTGACATTTGTCGCCAGGTATAGATGTCATGAGGGAAGCCCACCGGTACAGGTATCCGTTAACGGTACTTCCATGGAACCGTGGCACTTTAACGCTTCTCCCGGTCAGTTCATGGAGACATCATTGGAAATACCACCAGAAATCGTGAATGAAGACATCGTTACTATTGAACTGAAATGGGACATAGGAAGAACGACCTTCAGGTGGTGGTCAGTAACCAGGCAATTACGTGGTTTATGACACAGGGGTAATGACATATTTTCGCAGGCTATGACTGATGCCTGGGGATGTCAAGCGTGGCAGGTTCCCCGGGGAAGCTGCGTCACAGTGATGACCATGGCAGAGGCGCCTTGCCCGTCTGGTTGCGGGCTCCTGACTGGTCGACGATATCTGCGGGGGGTGTTTTGGCTCAGAACCCTGCCGTTTGTCTCTTCCTGCGTACAATCACCCAGCCGACGGCAATGAGAACGGCGGCCGCGACGCCGCCGGCAATCCAGGTCCAGGCTGGTAGAGAGCCAAGCCCTCCGCTACCTTCGTCGCCAGGTTGCGTGGCATCCGTTGGCGCCAAGTACAGGTCCAATCCGTATGATCTCAGCCCGGCTAGGGAAGCTTCCTCCAGTGGGTCGGCTGGTCCCGGCCTGATGGCGCCCGCCGGGTCGGCAACCACAGTGAACAGAGTGAAGTGGTCCGTAAGGGCACTCAGCGTCACTGTTCCGTCCGGGTTGTTCACGGCCTGCACGTCCTGCAGCGACGCCCATCTGGCGCCGTTCCAGAAAGCAATGCTGAGGCTGTCCGGGTCGAAGCCGGCGGGCAGAGTGTCGGCCTCGACGGTGAACTCAATGGAGACCGGCACGACGAAGTCGGTGCGCACATCGGACCCGTCGGTGGCCTCGGCTGAGATTGAAAACCCGAGCGCCATGTCAGTCCCTTCGGGCACGGCCACTTGCTCAACGAGGTCATCCGTGTTGGTGATGGCGGCGACCCTTACCGAGGAACCCGAAGGAAGTGCCCCGGCCGGCACGGTTACCTGAGCCAGCGAACCGCCGGAGGCGACGCTGCCGACCACTACCTCGGCTTCGTCAGACACCTCGCCTATTGTGGGGTTCTCCTCGACGACTACCGGCTCGGCGACCGCCACGCTCACGACGGCGGTGATGAAGCCGGCAGCAACTGGCAGTATTCCTCCAGCCACCATGCCCACGGTGATGTCCTCAGTGAAATCGGCCTGCCATGAACCATCAGACCCGACGAGTATCCCGTCAGCAAACGCCGCCATGGTCGCCTCGTTGCTGGTTGGATCGCCGGCAATGACTACGACTGAGATTGTCTCACCAGCAGGGCCGGTTCCGCTGACGCGGTCCAACTCGTGGTCGACGCTCTCGATTGCAAGGTCGGCAAGCACGGCGGATATGGAGGTCTCCCCCCAGGTCACGGTGACTTCCATTCCGGGCTCAAGAACGATATCGAGGTCCGGCGACTCGGGTACGCCCCAGTTGGCACTGCCATTGTAGAAGTCTGCTACTTGAGAGTCCGTGAACAGGATTGAGCCACCGGCTGACGAGCGTACCGTCAGATTGACGGAGACACCACCGGCGTCGACGCTATCGACAATGACGGCGTTGAGGGCGAGGACAGCGGTTACGCCCGGTTCGACCATCTCTGCAGGGTACAAAGCGACCGTGGTGATGCCGCCTTTGTTAAAGGGATCAAAAGCGGCACGGGCGGCCGGGTCGTTCCAATCGACTGAGAAAGGATTATAACACGCACTGTCAACGAGGATATGGCTGCTGCTGGTGAGGTCGATGCTTGCCAGACTGAGGTCGAACTCCCAGTGCCCGGAGGTGTCGACGACGAAGTTGGGGAAGCGAGGATCGTAGCCCGGGCCATCACCTTCCGGGAACGGCCATGCAGAGCCGAATTTTATTGGTGCGACGCTCTCGTCGTGCGACTGCTTGTCTAGCCAGATGGAGAACTCAAGTCCGGCCCCGGGGACGCCGGTCCCGCGAATTGTGTCGGTATCAAAATCAACTTCATCGATGGTTAGGTGCAACACCACATGGGTCGCGGTTACCTCACCGTCGGTGACTCTGATCTCCATACCCTCCTGGAGAAGGACGGGAATGCCCAGATCGCGGAGGCTCCATGAGAAGCTGCCGTCGGCACGGGCGGTAGTGGTCGCTTCCGCGAGTTTCACACCTCCCGGGGCAGTCGACACCGTCATTGTGGCCGGCAGGTTCGGATTGAAGTGAACAGCGTCAACTGCTCCCCAGCCCGTATCGACACCCACGAAGGGAAACTGGACGTGCTTCGTCAGTTCAATGAGATAGTGGCCGCTGCTGCCGTCGGTGTCGGTTATCGCCACGTTGATGTCAAACCACGGCGTCCACTTGTCCCAGTGCAAGGCCATCGGCTCGCCGCTGACGGCTGGTCGGCCGTTGATTGTGAACGTCGCACCCGGGTCCGAAGTCACGGCGACCACCGTTATCGTCTCGGGCGCTACGCCCATACTTCGGTAGTCGCCCCCGTATTGGCCACCGTGTTCGTAGCCATCCGGCCCGACCGGTCCCGGATGCCACAGTGGAGAAGGCGACAACGTCAGGCTCTCCAGTGTCGCGGGGCTTTCCTGCGCAAGGGCGCCCTGGTGCGGAATGAGGACAAGGAGTAAGAGGAGCAAGAGGGCGAAGCATTGTGCTTTCATTGATAGACGCATAGTAGTCTCCTTCTGAATCTCTTCCCGCTACCGCAGTCTTCGGCAATCGTACTGTTCCCAACCTGTCTTGTCAACATAAATATGCTCCGGCCACGCCCGGCTTCGGTTGTTCCGACTAACGGATTGTACGGTCTGGCCTAATGTGAACCTGGCTTGCACAATCCGCCCGATTGTGTCCCCGTAGTGTACGGTGAGTTCCAGGCACCGTAAGGCACCCCAGGCATGCACAAAGAGCTAGTGTAGTGTCTCCGAGTTTTCTTTACAATAATTGTTGACAATAATGCGTCGTAGTAGCCGGTGCCTCATTGTAAAGCTATGTTAGAGACACTACACTAGCTCTGGCGCCGAAGCCCCGTTTCAATCAGCGCCAGCAGCGGCAGCCTCTGCACACGGACACCGTTGGATTCTACTATAGCATGTGGATGGACAGGCCACCACCTGTTCTCCGAAGGCCAATCTGCTGCACAGAGTGCTAACTGGAAGGATACACCCCTCCCTTTCTTACACCGCAATACGTTACACTACCTGAATTGGGAATATTATTGACAGACCATGGCATTTAGCTTACCATTGGCTAGATAATTCCTTGAAACAGGCGGCAGAACGATGATATGTAGTAAGGCACTTTCCCTCCTTACTGTGGCCGCTATCCTGGGCATGCTTGTAGCGGTCATACCTGCACAGCCGGCTCTGGCGGCACCAGCAATTCAGCTTTCGCCGGTATCCGGTGCCGTTGGCACCATGGTCACGGTGACCGGCACCAACTTCGAATCCTACAAGGGTGATAACCTCTCCATATTCTTTGGTGGCAAGGAAATCATCACCAGCCCGGTAACGGTCCCGGATAGTGGCCCGTTGACCAGCTTTGAGGTGCCGGTTACCACTCCACCAGGTCTGGCCATGGTATCTGTTATCGGACCGCTCGGTTCAACGCTGGCCAATGCCTCTTTCATGGTAGAAGCTTCGGAAATCTGGCCGGACACGAATAGCGGCGTTGTCGGGACTTCTGTAACTATCACAGCCCGGGGATTCTATGTTAACAAGCTAGTTGCCTTCTACTACAACCATAATGGGGTAACTACACTGCTGGGTACGGCGGTGGCCGATGCTACCGGTGGGTGCAGCTATACCTTTGTGGTCCCATCCGGTCATGCCGGAGAGCACCTGATCACAGCCAAGAACGATGACGAAATAGGAAACTGGGCCAGTACCACGTTCGAGGTCATTCCTCAGGCTGCCGTCAATCCCACGCAGGGCTCCGCTGGCGACATTATCGCAATAAGCGGTACCGGCTTTGCCGCCGGTGAAGAGGTGAGCATTTACCTCAAAACGACCCCGGTAGCCTACATCAATTCCGATACGTTCGGTAACTTTGAGGGCGTCTTCAAGGTGCCCTCCATGAGTAACGATTCCTACGCGATGAGGATAGAGGATGCCAGTCGGAACAGGGTGCTGATGCAGTTTCCCATCATCGCCGGCGCTCG
The sequence above is a segment of the Dehalococcoidales bacterium genome. Coding sequences within it:
- a CDS encoding acyl-CoA dehydrogenase family protein encodes the protein MDFFLSEEHKMLRTTVRDLAVKEFAPVADELDRRQEFAWDNFKAMSELGLTGIGIPGEYGGGDGGELSVAVAVEEIAWACAATADILDTHLCLCTKPIYTFGNEEQRKKFLPPLIKGEKVGGFAITEPEAGSDIAAIQTTAVRDGDSYVLNGTKIFMTNGDVAGTAIVFANIPDLGKRGMTAFVVEDGTPGFTKGKKYDKLGMRAATNADFIFEDCRVPAENRLGDEGQGMKICLAILDHGRIGIAAQTLGITRAVLERSIEYSKQRIQFGAPISQNQAISWMLADMAAQLEAARLLTHKAAFLADQGEPFTVYAAMAKLTASELCMKATTQGIQIFGGYGYMMDSPMQRYFRDAKLTTIYEGTSEVQRMVISRSLLR
- a CDS encoding 6-pyruvoyl-tetrahydropterin synthase-related protein — encoded protein: MLWRKTTTRFTRAGYFAPIVFLVITLIITLPTVISHFAPTYVDQMGHLFRLWFLTDSVLNGDLLPQWMPDWYIGMDAFRYYPPLVTYLMLPINLITGNPVDTYYIFGALLLYGTCLSAYYFARLLMSRWPAFIAALVFALSPMTTSIYWHEGNLGRALSALIAPFVFALAYKMLRNQRRVTCIVLVLSTTLLILAHAMQAYMFLFLLGVWLLIIGLFPERRWRELSFTATALLLGVGLSLFWLLPATTHVDLPNVPGIFIDKLFDYSITFSSFSSGTMETDPLIYFSPIALVFAIAGGVITLRSNLRWISISLIVVTFAGLILSFGTNLGDWMTRVPVFNKLLPSRFLLAALLPAVVLIGMWFQSLASKVRLPVRPVRLQSSFLIVLVIITIALLVWNYLPGLNMINEGRPALLEDFSTYLAEETHPGRAIIFSKENSSPSYWLTVGGNKPQAFGWAVEGTIHQDTQPLMNKAIVEDDTEYLENLFRLWQVNYAILGGDQIPMKQQLFSDTGFVTTRETTGTQTMPYILMKRENPLTPAFSFNMNTLAIGVGAAGLSGHLPWITRGDTDSLEDHDSSYLEHFDVIILWEPVIKDRQRFEAIITELAASGTDVYISPGRNVGNLAFGVSSEKVPMSGVCQVRNEASPPVSDDEALELTLPADWYGHIYYHIDGTDIMLDGSEQIPLLQHKIVGGEKVYFIGAAMLCLLDTTSELEAKMALESMLSRSHPYTDPTITPLPSEVTHASDVMTVEIATSEDGWVILSESYSPSWDMYLDDSPLAYYNIENMLAFYLPAGQHTVKGYYGLTTLQIMSIMLSFVSLIAVFLMLHIIRPFRISKTTLRNIPWRTGHGEFHHESAAGEETDICRQV
- a CDS encoding IPT/TIG domain-containing protein, with translation MICSKALSLLTVAAILGMLVAVIPAQPALAAPAIQLSPVSGAVGTMVTVTGTNFESYKGDNLSIFFGGKEIITSPVTVPDSGPLTSFEVPVTTPPGLAMVSVIGPLGSTLANASFMVEASEIWPDTNSGVVGTSVTITARGFYVNKLVAFYYNHNGVTTLLGTAVADATGGCSYTFVVPSGHAGEHLITAKNDDEIGNWASTTFEVIPQAAVNPTQGSAGDIIAISGTGFAAGEEVSIYLKTTPVAYINSDTFGNFEGVFKVPSMSNDSYAMRIEDASRNRVLMQFPIIAGARLSSTDGHVGTEVIVSGNGFTAGAELTVRYDTTEVAQVSVDEDGSFTVTFEAPPSIAGQRTVTVSDGNNTAGLAFIMESTPPLAPVRQLPEPGVEIRSPVIFDWGTVEDLSAPVTYTLQVANDGEFTDVVLEKSGLATTEYTPTSNERLRTSKDETVYYWRVKAVDAAYNESGWSAMGSFRVVASFTMPSWAIYVLIGVAVVIVGFLIYRLWKRNRSSYWE